GAATCCTCTCTATCTTTTCTTCCACCTCCGCCGCCTTCGGTCCGTCCATCGGAGGTTTCCTGATTCATGTCGGCGATTGGCCTGCCATTTTTCTAGTCAACTTCCCGTTTATTCTTCTCTCTTTTCTATTGGCCCTTAAAATTCTGCCCAGCGAACCCTCCACCGCGACCAAACCGACCCCCCATATGGATCTCTTGGGAATCGGACTCTTCATGGCTATGATCATCAGTTGGATTCTCTTTTTTCTCTCCCTCGAGCGCACCATCGATGGGTGGAAGCTTCTCCTCAGCCTCATCCTGACGGTACTCTTTTACCGGTATGAGTCACGGATTCAGGACCCCTTCGTCAATGTTCAGTCCCTACGGCAGAATCTGAATGCCGGTTTGATTTATGTACAGTTTATTTTGGTCAATATTATTTTCTACTCCATATTTTTTGGAATACCCTCCTATTTGGAAAAGGTCCATCATTTAGATGCAAAAACGATCGGTATTGTGATGCTTTCCATCGCCGGATTCGGCATCATCGTCGCTCCTCTGACCGGCCGTTGGGTGGATCGAAGCGGTTCCAAGCCCGCTTTGTTGATGGGGTCGATCACCCTTCTCCTCGGCAGCATGCTCCTTCTCACGCTCCAACCGACTTCTTCTGTCCCGTGGATCTTTTTTGTCCTCTCCGTGCTTGGATTTAGCAACGGATTTAATAACCTCGGTTTACAAACCGCCTTATATTTCTTTGTCCCTCCTGAAGAAACCGGCACCGCATCCGGTTTATTCATGACCTCCCGTTACATCGGCACCATTCTTTCCTCCAGCCTGCTCGGGATCTTGTTTGGGAAGAACATTACGGCAGGTGGTTTGCACATGATGGCCCTCGTCAGTTCTGTTCTAGGAGGTGTCATCCTGTTGCTTACCCTGCGAATGCCTCCCACTCGAGGAAGACCGGCCGCGTCCGGAAACCATTAATCCGATGCTTATTTCCGCCATGCCAAAGGAGGACGCCGGTGGGCGGATGCCGCTTTCAGAAGGTCTTACTTCCCAAGCCCATTTCATCGAGGAGTAACAAATTCCTGCGTGTAGAGATCTTCTTTTACCCCCACTCCCAGCGTGGTGAACTCTTTTTCCAAGATATTACGGCGATGCCCTTCGCTATTCATCCACCCTTCATGAGCCTCGACGGCATCATGATATCCTTTGGCGATATTCTCCCCCGTCATCCGGTAGGAGATGGCGGCCTGCTCGATTCGATCCGCCGGAGAAAGTCCCGTCGTCGCCGAAACATGAGCAAAGAAATGGTGTTGCCACATGTCGACACTATGACCGCGCGCCACCTCGGCGGCTTTCTCATTCCAGGAGAGGGTGGAAAGTCCGAAGCGAGCTCGGACCACATTCACCAAGTCGAAAATGATGCGCTCATTCCCCCGATCCACCGCTTCCTGTTCCTGGGCGGAAAGCGTAGGAGGAGAAATTTCCGGGGCTTTTGTATAGTAACTGTACTTCATCGTGAAGAGTTGACTGCGTACCAAGGTTTCCAGGCTAAGCTGACGAATCGCCGTGACCCGATTCCGATTATGAAGGTCGAGATAGAGAATGGTGGCCACTCCGTTCTGTACCAAGAGCCGTCTCTCATTGGAATTGTTTTCGATGGTAAAGGTAGCCCCATCGTAGGGGAAAGTAACCGTATTTTGCGGTTGTAAACCCTCGACCACCGATTTCTCCGAACCCACTTTTACCCCTTGATACTCCCACGTGGGTGCATTGGAATAAAGATCGACCACTTTCCCATTCATTACACCCACTTGTACATATCTCTCCAGATCCCGATTATAGATCCACCATTCATACTTCAGTCGACTGAATTCCTTTCGATTCGGATTACCCAGGATCGCCGTCACTTCCTGTGCACTCTGTCCGATATGGATGCCATAAACCCCTTCTTTTTGCGCCGGGATGTTCTTCGAAGGCGTGGAGAGCTCGGCCGGGCGTTTCCCCACCCAGATAGATTGGGTGTTGGGATCGTAACCCACCTCTTTCCCAAGTTTTTCTCCGATGTAACGAAGGGGCACATAGGTAGTCCCTTCATAGTTGAACGCGAGGGGAACCTCCGTCTTGCCGTTAAAGAAAGTTCCGGATAAATGCTCCAAATCTTTCATTTCGTCAAAGAAAAAGGTGACACGGGGCAACGCTACCCGAATCTGTTTCATCAGCCCATCCGCGATGGAGGTAGAACTGAAAAGGAGGAAAAGTACCAAGACGATGAGGATCTTCTTCTTCATTTGAACGCCCCCTCCAGGTCATAAAGATATGCACACTCTTCGACTGAGCAATAATACCGTATTTCCTATGCCTTTTCTATGCAGCAGCATCTTTAGTCCTATTTGCCGCTGCCGGACGGACACGGCTCATTGCGTCCCTCTTTATCGTCGGTTGAAGCGAAAACAGTCCCTAACGTCAAAAACCAAGCGCAATCAATAAGTTAAAAAAAGAATGGAACACAATAACCGACCAAAGCGAGCCGGTTCGCTTGAATGTATACCCCCAGATCAGAGCCAAAAGAAAAATCACGATAGAATTTGAGATAAAAGATTCTAGCGTCTGATTATTGGCAATCCAGATCGGGAAATGAATGAGAACAAACAGGAATGAAGTCAACAGATTTGCTTTGTAAAACTTCATAAACGCCGACATCTTTTGTAAAATAAATCCTCTAAATACGATTTCTTCTATGATGCCCGCGAGTAAAACGCCATTCAGCCAATAAGATAAACCTTTGAATATACCAAATTCAGCATCCCCTAAAAGATGATCATTGATATACAAAAGGATTGCCGTGATGATGATAGCACTCCCTGTCCATAGGTTCGCTTTCGGCTTTTTGTTCAGCTTCAAATACAATATCGGATTTGTCCGATCCAAAGTACGCAAAAAAACGAATACGGGGAGGACCCAGATTGCGATCTTGACGACTGCTTCGAGCAAACTAGCTGGTATCGTATCTACACCGGGCTTCACCCAAAATAATCGGGCCGATGCCCATGCAACATAAAACAAAATGAAGTAAGAGACGAAATACCGCTTATGTTTGGATTTGTTCACATTCGGATCAATGTTTACGTTGATTTGTGGTTCCAATTTTACATCTCTCCTTGAATAGGTAAATTTTCCTAATTTTTCAGCAGAGGTCGGTCCCATGAACCGCAGTTCTCTTCCAATTCCCTCTGTTTTCTCTGAAACAACAGCTCCACTTCGGTTCCCACATTCACTTTGGAATGGATGCGGATCACGCCGCCATGCGCATCGACGATCCAACGCGCGATGGACAAGCCAAGGCCCGAACCACCCAGGCTGCGGGAGCGTGCTTTGTCACCACGGTAAAACCGCTCGAAAACATGCGGAAGATCCTCCTCCGCAATTCCACAACCGGTATCTGCTATACGGATGTAAACGGAATGCGATTGATTACGGCCGGTTACCTCGATCCGCCCCGATGGAGGAGTGTATTTCAACGCGTTATCCAGCAGAATGACGAGAAGCTGGCGGATTCTGCCCTCGTCCCCCCAGAGAAGCAAAGGCTTCTGAACATCGGTGGTGATCTCGATTTCCCGGGTGAGCGCCAACACCCGAAACTGGTCGGTTATCTCGGACAGCAAGGCATCCAAGGCGATTTTCGATGGATGGATCTCCAGTTGATTCGAATCGGATCGGGCTAGTGTCAACAAGTCGTCCAACAACTTGCCGAGCCGTTTGCTCTCCTTTAAAATAACGGCAATTTTAGGGCTCTCCTCTTCGATGGAATGCGCGGGATGCCGGAGAAGCAATTCCGTTTGAGCCTGGATGACCGCCGTCGGCGTCCGCAGCTCATGAGAAGCATCCGCCACAAAACGCTGCTGTTTTTCCCAGGAACGGCGGATGGGGACGAGGGCTCGTTCCGCTAAAAACAACCCTGCAAAAATCGAAATGATCAGGCCGACGATAATTCCCGCGATAATGTCCCGCAGTAACGAACGGAGCGTTCCGTCCAGATCCTCCTGACTTCTTACGATCCCGACAGAGGCAATCGGGCCCCAATTCCGGTTCTGAGTCGGAAATTGGAGCACGCGGTAACTGCGATGGCCGACGATAACCGTCCGAATGGCCGGTTCATCATTTGGCGTTCGGAACTGATTCGCTATCGACGAAGAGAGCGACTGCTTCGGCGCTTGCCCGATCAGTCGGCCTTGCGCATCCCAGAACAAGTACGTCGTCTTTTCGTCCTGCTGAGGATCCGGGGAGTCGGATTGCAGCCATTCCGCCAGGTTATGAACGGATTGAATTCTTTTTTCCGCTTGTTTCAATACCTCATCCGACTCGTGAAATAATCGGTAACGCATATGAAGATACAACAACGTGCTTAACACAACGAGAATGAGCAGAAAAACCGCGGCGTTCAGTACGACCAATTTTCTTCGGGTTTTATTGAACATCGGCCTCTCCCCTAAACAAATAGCCGACACCCCGCACGGTGCGGAGAAAATCACCGGCGCCATGGGCCACAAGCTTTTTGCGAAGATGATGCACATACACGTCGATTGCTGTCAGGGCGGAGCTCGAATCACCCCCCCATACCCGATAAAAAATCTGCTCGCGGGTCAAAATCTGATCTTTATGGCACATAAAAAATTCCAGCAATTCAAATTCCGTCTTCGTCAAATGCAACGGGGTTTCCCCGCTGAAAGCCTCCCTTGTCGCACGGACCAACCGGATGGGACCGCAGGTCAGATCACCCTCTTGACCGATCGCCCCTCGTCTTCTGAGTACGGCTCTTACCCTTGCCAGCAATTCCGAGACGGCAAACGGCTTCGTTACGTAGTCGTCCGCGCCTGCGTCCAGACCTGCCACCCGATCCGTCACCGCATCTTTGGCCGTCAAAAGGATGATAGGGGTCCACACGGATTGGGCTCTTAATTTTTTTACGATTTCCACGCCG
The DNA window shown above is from Thermicanus aegyptius DSM 12793 and carries:
- a CDS encoding MFS transporter produces the protein MKTKREEMLLIITIALGTLLNPLNSSMIAVALSRLQEEFHLTFADASWLISTYYLASAVGQPVMGKLSDAYGRKRIFFFGLSLVAIASMLAPFSPGFWWLIGFRVIQSLGSSALFPAGMGIIRNVITTRQARALGILSIFSSTSAAFGPSIGGFLIHVGDWPAIFLVNFPFILLSFLLALKILPSEPSTATKPTPHMDLLGIGLFMAMIISWILFFLSLERTIDGWKLLLSLILTVLFYRYESRIQDPFVNVQSLRQNLNAGLIYVQFILVNIIFYSIFFGIPSYLEKVHHLDAKTIGIVMLSIAGFGIIVAPLTGRWVDRSGSKPALLMGSITLLLGSMLLLTLQPTSSVPWIFFVLSVLGFSNGFNNLGLQTALYFFVPPEETGTASGLFMTSRYIGTILSSSLLGILFGKNITAGGLHMMALVSSVLGGVILLLTLRMPPTRGRPAASGNH
- a CDS encoding CAP-associated domain-containing protein — translated: MKKKILIVLVLFLLFSSTSIADGLMKQIRVALPRVTFFFDEMKDLEHLSGTFFNGKTEVPLAFNYEGTTYVPLRYIGEKLGKEVGYDPNTQSIWVGKRPAELSTPSKNIPAQKEGVYGIHIGQSAQEVTAILGNPNRKEFSRLKYEWWIYNRDLERYVQVGVMNGKVVDLYSNAPTWEYQGVKVGSEKSVVEGLQPQNTVTFPYDGATFTIENNSNERRLLVQNGVATILYLDLHNRNRVTAIRQLSLETLVRSQLFTMKYSYYTKAPEISPPTLSAQEQEAVDRGNERIIFDLVNVVRARFGLSTLSWNEKAAEVARGHSVDMWQHHFFAHVSATTGLSPADRIEQAAISYRMTGENIAKGYHDAVEAHEGWMNSEGHRRNILEKEFTTLGVGVKEDLYTQEFVTPR
- a CDS encoding CPBP family intramembrane glutamic endopeptidase, whose translation is MEPQINVNIDPNVNKSKHKRYFVSYFILFYVAWASARLFWVKPGVDTIPASLLEAVVKIAIWVLPVFVFLRTLDRTNPILYLKLNKKPKANLWTGSAIIITAILLYINDHLLGDAEFGIFKGLSYWLNGVLLAGIIEEIVFRGFILQKMSAFMKFYKANLLTSFLFVLIHFPIWIANNQTLESFISNSIVIFLLALIWGYTFKRTGSLWSVIVFHSFFNLLIALGF
- a CDS encoding sensor histidine kinase; protein product: MFNKTRRKLVVLNAAVFLLILVVLSTLLYLHMRYRLFHESDEVLKQAEKRIQSVHNLAEWLQSDSPDPQQDEKTTYLFWDAQGRLIGQAPKQSLSSSIANQFRTPNDEPAIRTVIVGHRSYRVLQFPTQNRNWGPIASVGIVRSQEDLDGTLRSLLRDIIAGIIVGLIISIFAGLFLAERALVPIRRSWEKQQRFVADASHELRTPTAVIQAQTELLLRHPAHSIEEESPKIAVILKESKRLGKLLDDLLTLARSDSNQLEIHPSKIALDALLSEITDQFRVLALTREIEITTDVQKPLLLWGDEGRIRQLLVILLDNALKYTPPSGRIEVTGRNQSHSVYIRIADTGCGIAEEDLPHVFERFYRGDKARSRSLGGSGLGLSIARWIVDAHGGVIRIHSKVNVGTEVELLFQRKQRELEENCGSWDRPLLKN
- a CDS encoding response regulator transcription factor, which translates into the protein MRVLVVEDDASLLKVIRDIFEGEAFQTDTAESGDEGYYLAEQAIHDLILLDVMLPEMNGVEIVKKLRAQSVWTPIILLTAKDAVTDRVAGLDAGADDYVTKPFAVSELLARVRAVLRRRGAIGQEGDLTCGPIRLVRATREAFSGETPLHLTKTEFELLEFFMCHKDQILTREQIFYRVWGGDSSSALTAIDVYVHHLRKKLVAHGAGDFLRTVRGVGYLFRGEADVQ